In Panthera leo isolate Ple1 chromosome F3, P.leo_Ple1_pat1.1, whole genome shotgun sequence, one genomic interval encodes:
- the F11R gene encoding junctional adhesion molecule A isoform X1 has protein sequence MGTEARAGRRQLLVFTSVVLSSLALGRGAVYTSEPDVRVPEDKPAKLSCSYSGFSNPRVEWKFAHGDITSLVCYKNKITASYADRVTFSHSGITFHSVTRKDTGTYTCMVSDEGGNTYGEVSVQLTVLVPPSKPTVHIPSSATIGSRAVLTCSEKDGSPPSEYYWFKDGVPMPSDPKGNRAFSNSSYSLNKKTGELVFDPVSAWDTGEYTCEARNGYGMPMRSEAVRMEAAELNVGGIVAAVLVTLILLGFLILGIWFAYRRGYFDRTKKGTSSKKVIYSQPAARSEGEFRQTSSFLV, from the exons ATGGGGACCGAGGCGAGAGCCGGGAGGAGACAGTTGCTCGTCTTCACGTCGGTCGTCCTGA gCTCCCTGGCGTTGGGCAGGGGCGCAGTGTATACTTCTGAGCCCGATGTCAGAGTTCCTGAGGACAAAC CCGCCAAGTTGTCCTGCTCCTACTCGGGCTTCTCCAACCCCCGCGTGGAGTGGAAGTTCGCCCATGGTGACATCACCAGCCTCGTTTGTTATAAAAACAAGATCACGG CCTCCTATGCAGACCGAGTCACCTTCTCGCACAGTGGCATCACTTTCCATTCGGTGACCCGGAAAGACACGGGGACGTACACTTGCATGGTGTCTGACGAAGGCGGCAACACGTACGGGGAGGTCAGCGTCCAGCTCACTGTGCTTG TGCCTCCATCCAAGCCCACGGTCCACATCCCCTCCTCTGCCACCATCGGGAGTCGGGCAGTGCTGACCTGCTCAGAGAAGGATGGCTCCCCCCCTTCTGAGTACTACTGGTTCAAGGACGGGGTCCCGATGCCTTCGGATCCCAAGGGCAACCGCGCCTTCAGCAACTCTTCCTACAGCCTGAATAAAAAGACAGGGGAGCTG GTCTTCGATCCCGTGTCAGCCTGGGATACGGGCGAGTACACCTGTGAGGCGCGGAATGGGTACGGGATGCCCATGAGGTCAGAGGCTGTGCGCATGGAAGCCG CGGAGTTGAATGTGGGGGGCATTGTGGCAGCTGTCCTTGTCACACTCATTCTCcttggattcttgattttgggcATCTGGTTCGCCTATAGACGAGGCTACTTTGACA gaaCAAAGAAAGG GACCTCGAGTAAGAAGGTGATTTACAGCCAGCCCGCTGCCCGCAGTGAA GGGGAATTCAGGCAGACCTCGTCATTCCTGGTGTGA
- the F11R gene encoding junctional adhesion molecule A isoform X2, with amino-acid sequence MGTEARAGRRQLLVFTSVVLSSLALGRGAVYTSEPDVRVPEDKPAKLSCSYSGFSNPRVEWKFAHGDITSLVCYKNKITASYADRVTFSHSGITFHSVTRKDTGTYTCMVSDEGGNTYGEVSVQLTVLVPPSKPTVHIPSSATIGSRAVLTCSEKDGSPPSEYYWFKDGVPMPSDPKGNRAFSNSSYSLNKKTGELVFDPVSAWDTGEYTCEARNGYGMPMRSEAVRMEAGHGPWVPSEY; translated from the exons ATGGGGACCGAGGCGAGAGCCGGGAGGAGACAGTTGCTCGTCTTCACGTCGGTCGTCCTGA gCTCCCTGGCGTTGGGCAGGGGCGCAGTGTATACTTCTGAGCCCGATGTCAGAGTTCCTGAGGACAAAC CCGCCAAGTTGTCCTGCTCCTACTCGGGCTTCTCCAACCCCCGCGTGGAGTGGAAGTTCGCCCATGGTGACATCACCAGCCTCGTTTGTTATAAAAACAAGATCACGG CCTCCTATGCAGACCGAGTCACCTTCTCGCACAGTGGCATCACTTTCCATTCGGTGACCCGGAAAGACACGGGGACGTACACTTGCATGGTGTCTGACGAAGGCGGCAACACGTACGGGGAGGTCAGCGTCCAGCTCACTGTGCTTG TGCCTCCATCCAAGCCCACGGTCCACATCCCCTCCTCTGCCACCATCGGGAGTCGGGCAGTGCTGACCTGCTCAGAGAAGGATGGCTCCCCCCCTTCTGAGTACTACTGGTTCAAGGACGGGGTCCCGATGCCTTCGGATCCCAAGGGCAACCGCGCCTTCAGCAACTCTTCCTACAGCCTGAATAAAAAGACAGGGGAGCTG GTCTTCGATCCCGTGTCAGCCTGGGATACGGGCGAGTACACCTGTGAGGCGCGGAATGGGTACGGGATGCCCATGAGGTCAGAGGCTGTGCGCATGGAAGCCG GGCACGGTCCTTGGGTGCCATCTGAGTACTGA